In Bradyrhizobium sp. WD16, the genomic stretch CGGCGCGATCGGCACCACGTCCTGATGGGCGAGCAAGGCGATGGGGGCGGCCCTGGGATCGCTACCCTCCCAGGTATAGAGCAGCGCGCCGTCGCCGATGACCTCGCGTTTCGCGGCGGCGTGGAAGGCGGGAAAGTTCGCCTGGATATAGCTGCGCAAGCCGGCGAAGGCTTCGGCATTCTGTTTGGGCTTGGCGGCGTCGGAGATGGTCTTGAAGCGGACCGCGGCGGCGAGACGTTCGGCGGCCTTGACTTTGTCGATGTCGACAGGCGTTAGAGGCGCCACCGTGATCTGACGCGAGGTCAGTCGCACCGTATTGTAGGTGAGAATGGCCGCCGTGGCGACCACGACCGCCAGCAGCACCATCAGCGCGGTGCGCAAGAAGGCGCCGAGTGCATGCTTTCCGAAGCTCGTCATCCCGCGCCGCAGCTTCTTGCAAGGCGCCGCATCAGGTTCGCCTCAGGGTTGTCCACGCCTGAGGTTTATACGCCAGCGGCGTGTGCGGATCACGCGTTCCAGGCGAATGCAACCTTGTCGAGAGTCTTGGCGCCGAATTGTTCGGAGGAGCGGGCCACCATGCGGCCGCCCAGGGCGCGATAGAAATCCACGGCCGGCTCGTTGTCCGTCAGGGCCCAGATCACCATGCTCTTGAGGCCGCTCTGCACCAAGTCGCGCCGGGCCGCGGTGAACAGCCGTCGGCCGAAACCAAGGCCTTGAAACTCGGGGCGGAGATATAGTTCGTAGATCTCGCCCTCGAACTGCAGGCTGCGGGCGCGGTTGCGGCCGTAATTGGCATAGCCGGCAATTTGATCGCCGAAAGCCAGCACGCTGACGCGGCTTCCCTTGCGAATTGCGCTATCCCACCACTGCGGGCCGCGACGATTGATCAGCTTTTCCAGCTCGGCGCCCGGGATGATGCCCTGATAGGCAGACCGCCACGCTTCATCATGCGTCGATGCCACCGCGGTAGCGTCGGAGATCTTGGCATGCCTGACTTCGATGAGGACCGTGCTCATGATGCAATCAAAGCAAGTCGCCGGGTCGCCTTCAAGGTCCATCATTAATTATCAGTTAAGATGTGGATTTCCTGCATCATGCAGGCAGCGATTTGTGCCGAAACGGGACGTTTGCGGCGGCGCGCTCGCGGTGTTGTGCAGCCGCGCGCCATAATTGCCGGGATGGAGGCGCGTTTCGTGACCAGAATCGGCATCGTGCTCGCCCTCTGCGGCGTCCTGCTTGGCGTACAGGGTTGCGTCGCGGGTGCCGAGGAGGCGGTGCGATTCGGCCCGCAGGGTACCGAATCGGCGCCGGACCGCCGTCAGGCCTGGGCGATTCCCGTGCCCGCCCCCGTCATGGCAGCGCGAGCCGTGCTCTTTCGCCCCCCCCCCCGGGCGCGGGTCCGATTCCCCTCGCCGTGATCGCCCATGCCTCGGTCCAAAGCCCGCTGCGCCGCGCCGAACTGCCGCAGCCGGATCATCCGCAGCTGTCGGCGCTCTGGTGGCCCTCGGCGTTGCGGTGTTGGTGCCGGAGCGGCCGGCGCATGGCGTGACCGGAGGGCACTGTCTCGAAGACCAGGGCCGCGCCACCGCCGCCGGCGACCGGCCACGACAGGTCTGCGCCGAAGAGCGGTTGATGTCCGTGGCCGCCACATTCGGGCGCGTCGCGCGCTGCTGCGACCTGGCTGGTGGCGGCCAATGACAGCTATTCTCCGCCGGGGTTTTCGCAGCGGCTGGCGGCGAGCTTTCACGCCGGCGGCGGTCAGGTGGACTTCCACCTTCTCCCTGCGACCGCCGTGGAGGGGCATGGTCTCGCTGACCTCGGCGGCCGGACCGAGCACGACGCTGCCCTTGACCTTGCGCTCGGCGCAGCTCCACTCCCGCGCGCACGCGGCAGGGGCGGCGATGACCCGTCGCCAGTCAGCGACGGCTGAAACTCGCCAGTGCCTCGCGCGCGGCACGCTCACCGGAATCGCGGGCGCCATGGGCGGTGGTGAAGAAGTTGGGCGAGGTCGCTTCGCCGGCGAAGAACAGCCGGTCATTCACCGGCGCGGCGAGGATGGCGCGGTCGCCGGCATGGCTAGGCAGCGCGTGGGAGTAGGAGCCGCGGGCGAAAGGATCGTGCGACCAGCGCGAGGCCGTGAGCGGCCTGAGCCGCCTGCGCCAGTCCGAACCGAGCAGGGCGACGACCTCGTCGATCGCCTGGGCTGCCAGCGCGCCCTCGCCGGCGTCTGCGAGTTGCCGCGCATGGCTGCCGCCGAAGAAGCCGGAGATGCACGGCAGCCCGAGCGGCCGCAGGTGAAAACTGCCGACGCCGGCCCGGTCGGTGGCGCCGTAGAGGTGGCCGTCCGGCGGCAGGTCATCGAGATGGCTCGTCACCGCCAGCATCACCTTGTCGGCGAGGCCGAGGGGCAGGCCGGCCGCGGCCGCGACTTTGTCCGGCAGCGACGGCGAAAACCGAACGGCCTCGGCGGCGAGGAGATCGGTGGGAATGGTGACGATCACGCGCTCGGCGGTCAGCGTGCCGCGCGAGGTCTCGATCGTGATTCGTGGCCCGGCGTGGTCGATGACGGACGCCACGGTGCCGAGAGCCGCTGGACAAGGTGCTCCATAGGCGGCGATCAGCGCGCCGAGACCGTGTTTTATCCGCCAGTTGAAGTCGGTTTCCTCATACGCGTCCATGTCGTGGACCGACACGGCATGGAGCTCGCAGCCGTTGATGTAGGTGGAAATCGCGTCGATCAGCGGATTCCAGCGGTTGCCGGGCTCGAGCCAGCGGCTTGCCGGCGCGTCCTCGTCCGCGCCGGAGGCGATCTCGGCCCGGGCGTAGAAGGCTTCGATGGCCGCCCTGAAGGCGGCGCGCTCGTCGGCCGGAAAGCCGACATTGAAGGTCTGCTCGCGCCAGCGCGGCCGGCTGGTATCGACGACGAAGCCGAGCTGGTGGGCGATCGGGACCAGGGAGTTGCGGTCGGCCGAATGCAGCCACTCGCAACCGACGTCGAACGGAATGCCGCCCTCGAGTGTCACCGTCCAGCTCCGGCCGCCGAGACGCTCGCGCGCCTCGATCAGCAGAGTTGAACGGCCTGCCGCCTGCACCGTGCGCGCCGCGCCGATGCCGGCCGCGCCGGCACCGATGATCGCGATGTCGACATGTTGCGGCAACGTCACGGCAGCGCCTCGATGGGATCAGCCGACCAGGACTTCCTTCGACTTCTCGGCGCGCTTGCGCTCGGTGGGATCGAGCAGCTTCTTGCGCAGCCGGATCGACTTCGGCGTCACCTCGACGAGTTCGTCGTCCTCAATATAGGCCAGCGCCTTTTCCAGCGTCATCCTGATCGGCGGCGTCAGCCGCACCGCCTCGTCCTTGGAGGTGGTGCGAATGTTGGTGAGCTGCTTGCCCTTGAGCACGTTGATCTCGAGGTCGTTGTCGCGGGTGTGCTCGCCGACGATCATGCCGCGATAGACCTTCCAGCCCGGCTCGATCATCATCGGGCCGCGGTCCTCGAGCTTGAACATGGCATAGGCCACCGCCTCGCCCTGGTCGTTGGAGATCAGCACGCCGTTGCGGCGGCCGGCGATCTCGCCCTTGTAGGAAGCGTAGCCGTGGAACAGCCGGTTCATGATGGCGGTGCCGCGGGTATCGGTGAGCAGTTCGCCCTGATAGCCGATCAGGCCGCGGGTCGGAGCATAGAACACGAGGCGCAGCCGGTTGCCGCCGGACGGGCGCATCTCGATCATCTCGGCCTTGCGCTCGCTCATCTTCTGCACGACGACGCCGGAATGCTCCTCGTCGACGTCGATGACGACCTCTTCGATGGGCTCCTGCCACTGGCCGGTGGCCTCGTCCTTCTTCAGCACCACGCGCGGCCGCGACACCGACAGCTCGAAGCCCTCGCGGCGCATGGTTTCGATCAGGATCGCGAGCTGCAATTCGCCGCGACCGGACACCTCCATGGCGTCCTTCTCGGCGGATTCGACCACCCGCAGCGCCACATTGCCCTCGGCCTCACGCAGCAGGCGGTCGCGGATCATGCGGCTCGTCACCTTGTCGCCTTCGGTGCCCGCCAGCGGCGAGTTGTTGACGATGAAGGACATGGAGACTGTCGGCGGATCGATCGGCTGGGCCTTGAGCGGCTGCTCGACGAGCGGATCGCAGAAGGTGTCGGCGACGGTGCCCTTGGTCAGCCCGGCGATGGCGACGATGTCACCGGCCTCGGCTTCGTCGAGCGGCACCCGTTCCAGGCCGCGGAAGGCGAGAATCTTGGAGACGCGCCCCTGCTCCACGACCTTGCCGTCGCCGCTGAGCACCTTGACTGTCTGGTTGGGCTTGAGCGTACCCGAGCTGATGCGGCCGGTGATGATGCGGCCGAGATACGGGTTGGCCTCGAGGATGGTGCCGATCATCCGGAACGGGCCCTCCTCCACGGTCGGCGGCGGTACGTGGCGCACGATCAGGTCGAACAGCGGCTGCATGCCGAGGTCCTTCGGACCCTCGTAGCTTTCGGCCATCCAGCCCTGCTTGGCCGAACCGTAGAGGATCGGGAAGTCGAGCTGCTCCTCGGTGGCGTCGAGCGCCGCGAACAGGTCGAACACCTCGTTGATGACTTCGCTCGGCCTGGCGTCGGGCCGGTCGACCTTGTTGATGACGACGATCGGCTTCAACCCGACCTTCAGCGCCTTGGACACCACGAATTTGGTCTGAGGCAGCGGGCCTTCGGCGGCGTCGACCAGCACCAGGGCGCCGTCCACCATGTTGAGGATGCGTTCCACCTCGCCGCCGAAATCGGCGTGGCCGGGGGTGTCGACGATATTGATGCGGATGTCCTTCCACTGCACCGACGCCGCCTTGGCGAGAATGGTGATGCCGCGCTCACGCTCCAGGTCGTTGGAGTCCATGGCGCGTTCGGTGACCTTCTGGTTCTCGCGGAAGGTGCCGGACTGCTGCAGCAGCTTGTCGACGAGGGTGGTCTTGCCGTGGTCGACGTGGGCAATGATAGCGACGTTGCGCAAACTCATGGGCGTTCGGTTCTTCCAGCTCGAGGATCGCGGGGCGTGAGCCGACAGCTGTCGGAGGCGATCCGGTGGGCCGGTCCCTTAAGGGCCGGCAGGTCGCCCGAAAAAAGGCGGTGCCCGGCTCTGTCCAAACCGGGCACTCTCACGCGTTGCGCCGCAATATAGTGGCAAATCGCCGAAAAACAACGGCTGCGGGGTGCTCGAAGGGCCGATTTTGACGAACGTCGCGCGAGGGCGCCTG encodes the following:
- a CDS encoding GNAT family N-acetyltransferase, whose product is MSTVLIEVRHAKISDATAVASTHDEAWRSAYQGIIPGAELEKLINRRGPQWWDSAIRKGSRVSVLAFGDQIAGYANYGRNRARSLQFEGEIYELYLRPEFQGLGFGRRLFTAARRDLVQSGLKSMVIWALTDNEPAVDFYRALGGRMVARSSEQFGAKTLDKVAFAWNA
- a CDS encoding NAD(P)/FAD-dependent oxidoreductase, translating into MTLPQHVDIAIIGAGAAGIGAARTVQAAGRSTLLIEARERLGGRSWTVTLEGGIPFDVGCEWLHSADRNSLVPIAHQLGFVVDTSRPRWREQTFNVGFPADERAAFRAAIEAFYARAEIASGADEDAPASRWLEPGNRWNPLIDAISTYINGCELHAVSVHDMDAYEETDFNWRIKHGLGALIAAYGAPCPAALGTVASVIDHAGPRITIETSRGTLTAERVIVTIPTDLLAAEAVRFSPSLPDKVAAAAGLPLGLADKVMLAVTSHLDDLPPDGHLYGATDRAGVGSFHLRPLGLPCISGFFGGSHARQLADAGEGALAAQAIDEVVALLGSDWRRRLRPLTASRWSHDPFARGSYSHALPSHAGDRAILAAPVNDRLFFAGEATSPNFFTTAHGARDSGERAAREALASFSRR
- the typA gene encoding translational GTPase TypA, translated to MSLRNVAIIAHVDHGKTTLVDKLLQQSGTFRENQKVTERAMDSNDLERERGITILAKAASVQWKDIRINIVDTPGHADFGGEVERILNMVDGALVLVDAAEGPLPQTKFVVSKALKVGLKPIVVINKVDRPDARPSEVINEVFDLFAALDATEEQLDFPILYGSAKQGWMAESYEGPKDLGMQPLFDLIVRHVPPPTVEEGPFRMIGTILEANPYLGRIITGRISSGTLKPNQTVKVLSGDGKVVEQGRVSKILAFRGLERVPLDEAEAGDIVAIAGLTKGTVADTFCDPLVEQPLKAQPIDPPTVSMSFIVNNSPLAGTEGDKVTSRMIRDRLLREAEGNVALRVVESAEKDAMEVSGRGELQLAILIETMRREGFELSVSRPRVVLKKDEATGQWQEPIEEVVIDVDEEHSGVVVQKMSERKAEMIEMRPSGGNRLRLVFYAPTRGLIGYQGELLTDTRGTAIMNRLFHGYASYKGEIAGRRNGVLISNDQGEAVAYAMFKLEDRGPMMIEPGWKVYRGMIVGEHTRDNDLEINVLKGKQLTNIRTTSKDEAVRLTPPIRMTLEKALAYIEDDELVEVTPKSIRLRKKLLDPTERKRAEKSKEVLVG